The DNA sequence acataaccaGATTCAAAACAACACCAAATCTATGATACGAAATTtcaaaaatcccataaaatgTTCAAATCTAGAACGACAACCAAGATTCACAAATCGATTGGATATGAACTCAAACAAAACCATAAACCcagatctaatatttttttttgataagttaaacCCAGATCTAATCTACCCATATCTACATCTAACAAGCAAGAGATGCTAGGATTTtcgaggagggagggagggagagagagagagagagagagagagagagagagagagataccgaCGGCCTAGTCATCGGCGACGATGAATCCAGCTGCTAGTAGAAGTTAGGGTTTAggggggtagagagagagagagagagaagagagactgAGTTACGGGTTTCACTTTTTTACCGAAGGTTACGTCGGGCAGTGGGTAATTGAAAGAAATAAGCTGAAGGCTCATGCGATGTAGCGGGACCCGGTTTACGGATATCCGGTTATATAACCGGATCCGTAACCGGTTTTAAATCTGTAACCGGTTATTTTATCCGCCCGGATTaatccggattccgggttccggaccggaTCCGGGAAAAATCCGGCCCGGATGCACACCCATAGCTGGATGCAGTCGGGTCTTGCAAACGCCATGCAAACGACGCTGACGTGGAAAAAAAGTAAACGTCACCGTTTTGTGCTTTTTACATTTCCCTCCATTTCCTCCTCCTCTGTGTTTCGTATGACCCGTCTCTATGTTTCGAAGCCCTTTCCTTCGTTATCTGTGCTTTCGGACAAGCACCGTCCTCTCTGTGCCTTCGATTAACGAAGACCATCGAAGCCCATCCTTCCCTCTCCGTGCCTTTGATTTACGAAGAGCATTGAAGCCCCGAAGCCCCATCTCTGTGTTTCGATTTACGAAGACCATCGAAGCCCCGAAACCTCATCTCTGTGTATTTCTGCGTTTTTGTCTCTGTGCCTCTATGTATTTTCCTTTCATCCCGAGTTCTTCCTTTCATCTCAAAGCCCTTCCATTTCCCTTCATCCCAAGTTCTCACCTCCCTTGAAGATGACCCAGTAGACATCCCTCCCTCCTAACCCTAACCCAGCCCATTCCCTTCATCCCAAGTTCTCACCTCCCTCAAAGCTCAGTTATTGCGACAATGGGTCAATAAGGACATTGTCTTTCTGTTATTTACTAACGATTACTCTTTTTTTAggattcaaagaataaaaattatgattatgCTACTACCCTAatgtttttcaatattttatacCCTGTGATCTCTGTCTCTCAAGATGTTTCTTGGTAAGGAACAACGAGTGAGTAGATTTTTTTCTTGACCAGATTTGGGATATTTCaatgcaggtttgggatatTTGTATCAAGGCACAGATTTTTGCTCTAACTGGGCACGATAACACCATTTGCTCGGTGTTTACTCGACCTGTGGTACGTGGAATCTTTTTCTGGTTGACACCTTTTTTTCCCCTAATATATCCTGATTTCAGTTTGTAGTGTTTGTTTCCCAAaagagtttatatatacatgtatatgtcTAATACTATAATCAGGCATAAGGGCCAAATTTtaccctttctttctttcatttttttttttgtttaaatctcTCATTTGCTTTATGTGGTGTCCTGACTGAGTAACTGAAAGTTTTGGTCCTTTTCTGAAAAGGTGTTTTGTGGGCTTCGTCTTTGAGTTCAGTAGGTTAGTAATAGCATTAGCATTGTCGGGATTTAAACACGGTTCTTGTGcagattcatttttctttttctgtttatcATGTCATTTCTGATTTCTGATCTACAGCGATCCAACTAAGTGCACTGTggtcagttgattatttatgtaTCAACAATTGGCGATCTTTATACCATTATAATCTGTCGATTTTTCATCATTGTTTCGATTGAGAGTATAACCTGTCTGTTATATATGTCTCAACTGGTAGGATATAAATAATTCCTATCGGAATGAATGCATTTCAATTTTCAGATTATGAAGATACGAATCTTAAGAATTGAAAAATCCATCGCTTTGTGTGAATTGGATTAACTGTATTCATCAGTTCCTTcttgtttaccgataaaaataaaaaataaataaaataataataataactctaTTATTCAGTTCCTAACCCCTCTCTGGTTGACACCTTTGAGAGGTTATTCAAACGTTAACTTAAATATCTTGGTTTTGTCTATTAGTTTGTGTGGATGTTACCAAATGCTGGTTCAGGGCTTTTTGTTGTTAATTTTATATGCATTTGCACATCAATCCGTGTGGGGACTTTGGTGatatatttgaatatgtttctcatttttttcaGGATCCAAAGTTGTTACTGGCTCTCATGACTCAACCATCAAGTTTTGGGACCTCAGATTCGGTAATTGTGTTTTAGtgattgatttcattttttttttaaaaaacaaaaatagaattagtcatttttcttttttgaattttctattTCCCAGCTTTTTCCATATGAACCGCATATAAACTGTTGCCTGGCAGGAAAAACAATGCTTACTCTCACTCACCATAAAAAGTTGGTGCGAGCAATGGCACCGAATCCTAAAGAGTATGTGCCTATacctatatttttatttgttacttGTGAAATAAGTTAAATAATAGAGCTGTGGTTTTAGTGTCATGCTTTTGCTAAAAAACATATCAACTATTGTGCCATCTTCTTCCCAGGAATTGTTTTACGTCTGCTTCAGCTGACAACATTAAGAAATTTAACCTCCCGAAAGGGGAATTCTTACACAACATGCTGTGAGTTCTCAGCTAgcttttcttttatgtaaagTTGCAgacatttttctttccttcccctTTAATGTTAATATTCTGCCTGTCTTGTAAAAAGTATTCTATTTCTTAATAGGAGTGATATTCGTATGATTTTCTGCCTGTCCTGACTGAGTAACTGAAACTAGCCCTCTGTACAGATTCtacgtaaataaatatatacaagtgtcTAAAGCTAAATAAGGAAATACAGAGCATATCACGCTAACATGAGCATCCACGTAGTGTACTTACCAAGTCTAGTGATAAactgatattttgattttgttaGTGGTGGTTTATTTATACAGCTCCCAACAAAAAACTATAATCAATGCAATGTGGCTATCAATGTGGAGGGTGTGTTGGCCACAGGAGGTATGGGATTTGATAAATTTGGTGGTGAATTATCTTCTATTGAAGGAACATGTGGAGAAATACTTTTGGGTGCCTGGTGTCTTGGCACCCTTTCTACTATTTACTTTCTCATGcttattttcttctattttatttttctgttttctctTTTTGGAAACATTGGGTTCTTGTATTTCCACACTGAAGTCGATGAGGTTtatggaaataatatttttaatcttttctcgttttgtttatataaggtgACAATGGCAGTCTTTGGTTCTGGGATTGGAAGAGTGATCACAATTTTCAGCAAGCCCAAACAATTGTACAACCTGGtatgtattgtttttttttttttttttgggggagggggggggggggggggggtggtttaCTCTAAGAGGAGTCCAGTTTAATGACTGTTTAAGTTCTTCCTTGCAGGCTCATTGGATAGTGAAGCTGGAATCTATGCTACATGCTACGACTTAACTGGTTCAAGGCTTGTTACTTGTGAGGCTGACAAGACAATTAAAATGTGGAAGGAAGATGAGAATGCCACACCAGAAACTCATCCCATTAATTTTAAGCCACCTAAAGATATTCGATGGTTCTAGTGGTCATCCTACTCTTTTTCTTCGGTTGGTTATATTCAGTTCACGTTGATATGGAAAATGTGTAGCAAAATTAGAACTGTAATGTGTGTACACAATTTGCTTTATTAAATACACAGGACTTTCCGGGGAATATGTTTTTGTAAGCTTTGATGTAACGTCAAGACCTGTAGGCAgaaatttgaatatatttggtTTTTATAGAAGTTTTCATTGTACTAAAATCTTTAGCTGTTGTTGTAGAGTGACTGGTGTTGCTCAAAACTATTGAAACATTAGCGACTTGTAGTTGTAATTTCTCAAATTAGTGCCAGTTTTCATCAGGCGCCTGTCTTCAACATTTTAAATCAAGATTTTTAAAGCCGTCTCTTACGATTTGAATTTTTGGGTCCAATTTCACCGACGATGGTAGTTTTGATTGGACTTGGTTAGAATAATATTGGAAGTGCATAACAGATATACAAGTGCGTGACTTTCAATTCCAAATACCAATAGTCTGACCATCACTGGCACTCAC is a window from the Carya illinoinensis cultivar Pawnee chromosome 14, C.illinoinensisPawnee_v1, whole genome shotgun sequence genome containing:
- the LOC122293940 gene encoding protein pleiotropic regulatory locus 1-like isoform X3 — its product is MQVWDICIKAQIFALTGHDNTICSVFTRPVDPKLLLALMTQPSSFGTSDSEKQCLLSLTIKSWCEQWHRILKRIVLRLLQLTTLRNLTSRKGNSYTTCCDNGSLWFWDWKSDHNFQQAQTIVQPGSLDSEAGIYATCYDLTGSRLVTCEADKTIKMWKEDENATPETHPINFKPPKDIRWF
- the LOC122293940 gene encoding protein pleiotropic regulatory locus 1-like isoform X5, whose product is MQVWDICIKAQIFALTGHDNTICSVFTRPVDPKLLLALMTQPSSFGTSDSEKQCLLSLTIKSWCEQWHRILKRIVLRLLQLTTLRNLTSRKGNSYTTCLVVYLYSSQQKTIINAMWLSMWRVCWPQEVTMAVFGSGIGRVITIFSKPKQLYNLAHWIVKLESMLHATT
- the LOC122293940 gene encoding protein pleiotropic regulatory locus 1-like isoform X1 gives rise to the protein MQVWDICIKAQIFALTGHDNTICSVFTRPVDPKLLLALMTQPSSFGTSDSLFPYEPHINCCLAGKTMLTLTHHKKLVRAMAPNPKENCFTSASADNIKKFNLPKGEFLHNMLGGLFIQLPTKNYNQCNVAINVEGVLATGGDNGSLWFWDWKSDHNFQQAQTIVQPGSLDSEAGIYATCYDLTGSRLVTCEADKTIKMWKEDENATPETHPINFKPPKDIRWF
- the LOC122293940 gene encoding protein pleiotropic regulatory locus 1-like isoform X4, whose product is MQVWDICIKAQIFALTGHDNTICSVFTRPVDPKLLLALMTQPSSFGTSDSLFPYEPHINCCLAGKTMLTLTHHKKLVRAMAPNPKENCFTSASADNIKKFNLPKGEFLHNMLSQQKTIINAMWLSMWRVCWPQEVTMAVFGSGIGRVITIFSKPKQLYNLAHWIVKLESMLHATT
- the LOC122293940 gene encoding protein pleiotropic regulatory locus 1-like isoform X2, which gives rise to MTQPSSFGTSDSLFPYEPHINCCLAGKTMLTLTHHKKLVRAMAPNPKENCFTSASADNIKKFNLPKGEFLHNMLGGLFIQLPTKNYNQCNVAINVEGVLATGGDNGSLWFWDWKSDHNFQQAQTIVQPGSLDSEAGIYATCYDLTGSRLVTCEADKTIKMWKEDENATPETHPINFKPPKDIRWF